CCCAGGGGGAGCATGGTGAGGCGATAGCTTTTCAGGTCACCCTTGCCGGCGCCCAGGCCCCAGGAGCCAATCCACAGCAACTGCCACGGGTCAGTTGCCCAGGACGTGAGCGGGAACTGGCGGAGGTTGGTATCCTGCAGCGTTCCGCGCTCGTCGTAGAACAGTCCCACCTCCGCGAAAAGGTGGGGCAAGCTCTGGCGCGGTGCGCGCCGGCCAAACCAGATTACCTCCTCCGGCGGTTGCTCCGCGCTGGGGCCAAATCCCGAAACGCTCCCCACAAGATACTGTCCGTCTTCAGTTTCCAACCAGACCTGGTCGCGCACGAAACCGATGGAAACGACTCTGTCCGCCCCAGCCACGCCAATCTCATCGTAAAAGAAATTTGTCCACACCTGCGCCGCCGGCTGTAGATAGGCCACCGAGATTCCCGTGGCACACCACAGCAGCCCGGTGGTAAAGTCATAGCCAACGCACAGCACGTTGTTGTCCGCCAAGCCATTGCTCACCGTCCAGGGATACTCCCAGCGGCTGCGGAAGCGGTTAAATCGCGCCACGCCTCCGGTCGTGCCAAAGTAGACGTGCTGGTCACCCACTGCCACGTCGTTGACGTAGCGAAGTACCGAGTAGGTGACCCAGTCGCCAGGTGCATAGTTGGTGTTCGTACTGCGAATCCGCACCTCCTGCGCACCAGCGGGCAAGTTGGGCAGCAGAAAGAGCGCTCCCGCCGCCAGGACGAGCGCCCACCGGATGGGCGACTGCCGAAATGTGCAGGTCCTCATGACTCTTCTTCTCCCTTCGAAGAGTACTCCTCAGTGGCTTGGCCCCACCCATGAGCCAGCCGACGAATTCTCTCCAGGCGCGCGCGGGTGGCCCGTGCCTTCACCAGCACCTGCCCATCCTGATAATCCGCTTCCAGCACGTCTGCCAAGGCATAGAGTTTCGCGACCAGCCGACTGTCCTTCGCAGGAACCTGCATCTCGAACTCGATCAGCCTCTGCTCGGCGAAGCGCAGGATTTCCTCCCGCAGGCGATCCATGAAAATGCCGCGCGTGGCAGAGACCGCGATGCTGGGGCGGTGGGCCTCCAGCAGACCAGGAAGGAGGCCGGTGTTCGTGAGACGATCCACCTTGTTGAAAACGGTCAAGATGGGCCGGTCCAGCGCGTTGAGGGAACGGAGCACCTCCCGCACTGTGTCCATCTGCACGGCAAATTGAGGATGGCTCACATCCACGACGTGCACCAGCAGGTCGGCGGCCATCGACTCCTGGAGCGTGCTCATGAACGAGGCCACCAGATGGTGGGGGAGCTTGCGGATGAATCCCACCGTGTCGATGAGCACCACGGTGCGCCGCCCGTCGCTGTCCATGATGCGCACCGTGGGGTCTAATGTCGCAAAGAGGCGATCCTCCACCAACACGTCGGCCCGGGTGAGGGCGTTGAGAATGGTGGACTTGCCCACGTTGGTGTAGCCCACCAGGGCCACCTGAAACAGCTCCTCGCGGTGCTTGCGGCGGATAGCCCGCTGCCGGTGGATCTTCTCAAGCTCCTGGCGAAGAAAGTTGATCCGCCGCCTGATCTGCCGGCGATCGATCTCCAATTGGGTCTCCCCCGGTCCGCGCAGCCCGATGCCTCCCTCTTGGCGGGAGAGATGCGTCCACTGCCGCGTGAGGCGGGGCAGGAGGTACTCAAGCTGGGCCAGTTCCACTTGCGTCTTGGCTTCGCGCGTGCGCGCCCGCCGCGCGAAGATGTCCAGAATCAGCCCGCTGCGGTCCACCACCCGCGCGCCACAGTCCCTCTCCAAGTTGCGCACCTGCGCCGGGCTAAGATCGTCGTCAAACAGGATAAGGTTGGCCTGCTCCTGCTTGACCAGGGCACGCAGCTCGCTCACCTTGCCCCGGCCGATGAAGTAGGCTGGGTCAATCTCGCTGCGCTCCTGCAGCACTCTGCCCACTACCTCCGCCCCTGCCGTATCCGCTAACAACGCCAGCTCGTCAAGAAATTCCTCGGCTGTCCAGCGATAAGTGGAGCGTGTGACCAATCCCACAATGATGGCCCGTTCCCGTCGCGGGGGGGCATGTGTGACCACTCGATTCAAATCCTCGCCTCCTGTGGCGGTTCGTCAATGACCTCGCCCTTCTCTCTGTACAGCGCCATCTCGGCAATCATGAGGCCGAGCGCTAACAAGACGAACGGTCGCCTCAACTCCCTGCCCAGCCGTGCCTCCTGCACATTGCGCGCCACATCCTGGCCTTCATCTACCCAAATAGCAGTGGGATAGCGCTCGCGGAGCTGGGCTGCAGAGAGCGCCTGGAAGCGCGACTCCTTGCCGTCCATGTTCACGGCAACGCGTGTGAGCTCCCTTTCGCCCGCGAAGAGTGAGTAGATACCTGGCCGCCAGGTCTGCGCAAACTCCACCACGTACCTGTTCTGGCGGAATTCGGGCGCCAGGGCAAGCCTGGTACCCTCCGGCGTCGCCAGTTCCAACTGCGTCTGCACCTGCTCGGGGGCCAGCCTCACCACGATCGGCTGCCCCACCAGCACCTCGGTCTCCTCCGAGGTCTCCGGCTGCGAGAGCAAGCGCACTGCCCGCGTCACCAAGGGAGCAAAGAGGGAGGCGACGGTGATGTTCGACCACTGCGGTTCGAAACCGGAGGTGAAGACCAGCACGCGGCCTTTGTCCAGGCGCGCCTCGTAGAGGAACGGGTCGCCAGTGCCAAAGCGCATGATGACCTGGCGATCCACAGAGCCTCCTTGCGTGCGCAACGCGCTGTGAAACCGAGGGGAACGCACCTGGCGCTCCTTTTGGTCAAACACCCCCTGGAATAGCGCGTGCCCGTAATCAATGTCCTCCAATTCGAAGGTCGGCGCGTCCTCACCGAGCATGCCGACCATTTCGGCGAACAAGGGCAGCCCGAGGGCTGAGAGCAAACGCTCGTTGAGCGCCCGCACATCCGTTTGCAGGCCGGGTACGATCATCAGGCCTCCGCCCTGCTCGACGAAGCGGCGCAACGCCAGCACATCCTCAGCGCTAAGGAGCGGCGCATTGCACAAAACTATGACCTTGTACGACGAGAGAAAGTTTGCAGTCAAACCCGCCTGCGGGCGCACGGTGATCTGAAAGAAGGGGCGTTCGCTGCGCGCCGGATTCAAGGCTAACTGCAGCCGCTCGACGCCTATTCCCTGGCCGATGAGCAACACAGGGCTGCTTTCCGGCACCTGCACCACAAAAAACCGCTCGTCGTCCAGGGGGAGGCCGTCGTCTTCGACCACGACGCTGCCGCTAAGAAAACCGCTGCTCTGCGGCACAAAGTTCATCGTCACGGCGGTTGCCTCGCCTGCCTCCAAGCTGACGGTGGTCTGCGCGGCCCGCTTGCCCTCCACAAAGAGCTGCAGCAATCTGTTCCGCTGCGGGGCATTCCCCGTGTTCCTCACCACCACCTGGACCTGCACGGGGCGCCCTTGCTCGACGATTCTGCTGACGAGTCGGACGCTCTCCACCGCCAAGTTCTGCGCCTGGTCCGCCTGCACGGGAAGCGCCACAATGGGCACCGCTAAGGTGTCAGGCTTCCCCTCGCCGAAGGCAGTGGCCTGGAAGTCGGAGGCCACGTAGATTTCCTTACCCTGATGGGCAGCAGCACGCAACAGGTCACGCGCCAGACGCAGGGCTCCGTCCAAGTCTGTGGCCTCGCAAGAGGGTGCCTGCCGCGCTATGGCCTCCGCAAGGAGGGCTGAGTTGTTCATGGGGCCAGCAGTTGCCAGGCGAGGGGGTGAGCCAGGCAAGACGAGCCACGCCTCGCTCCCCGGAGCCAGCCCGTTGGCCACTTGCAGCGCCCTTTCTCCGGCAAGCTCCATGAGCGTCCTGCCGGCTTTTTCCCTGGCCATGCTGGCCGAATGGTCGAGCACCACCACCGCCGAGGAAGGCCCTGGCCGCAGATTGGCCCCAGCAAGGCGGAGCGTCGGCCGTGCGAAGGCCAACACCAGTGCCACGATGATCAGCGTCCGCAGCACCAACAGGAGGACCTGGCGGAGACGCAGGCGCCGCAGCTTGCGTTGCTCCAGCTGGCGCAGAAAAACCAACGTGCTGAAGGGGATGGTCTTGGCCCTGTGGCGGGTGAGAAGGTGCACCAGCAGCGGGATGGCCGCGGCCGCCAGGCCTATGAGAACCGTGGGATTGAGGAAAGACACCATCGAGGCGTAATCACCTCGTCGTGAAGAGAAATGCTCCCTTCCTCGCGCGCAAGACAACGGGGAAGGTGCTACTCACCGTTTTGACCCCTGACTGAGCCCCTCCTCGATCAGGTCGCACAGCGTGTGGATGATCACTCCGTGACACTCTTGAATGCGCGCCGCATCGCGGCTGGGCACGGTGATGGCATAGCGGCAAGTCCCCGCAATAGTACCGCCCCCAGAGCCCAAAAGGCCCACTGTGATGAGACCGTGCGTCTGCGCCCACTGCATGGCCTGTGCCACGTTGGCCGAGTTGCCACTGGTGCTGATGCCCACCAGCACGTCGCCCTCGGCGCCGAACGCCGCAACTTGCCGCACAAAGACCTGGTCGAATCCGTAGTCGTTGCCCACCGCAGTGAGGATCGAGGTGTCAGTGCTCAGGGCCAACACGGGCAGGGACTGCCGTTCCCTGCGGAAGCGGCCGACCATTTCGGCAGCAAAATGCTGTGCATCGGCCGCACTGCCACCGTTGCCACAGACAAGGATCTTGCGTCCGCGGCGGAGCGCATCGGTCATGACCTCCGCGATTTCGGCCACCAGTTCCGCATAGTCATCGGCAAGCTGCCGTATTAAAGCGGCGCTTGCGGCACACTGCTCGGCCACGCGCTGCACATGCTCTTGCCGTAATCTTGCCAAAGACTTCTCCTCAGTGGCCTCGCCAGAAGCGCTTCAAGCGACTGGCGAGGGATGCTGCCTGCACCTGCTCCATGGGAAGCGGCTCGACCTGCTCCACCTCCTCGCCGGCCAGCAGGCGGCGCGGGTTTTCGACGAACAGGCGGGCAGCGGTCTCCGTGCCCCACCTGCGCTCCACAAGGGCGTATGTCTCCCGCAGCCGTGGACGGCGGGCGCTGGCGCCATGGGCATCGCTGGCCACCACGTGTACCAGCCGCGCGTCCAGGAGCCGCTCGGCGAGCCTTCGGGTCTCCGGGCCAAAGACCCCGCGCAGGCTGCCGGAGTTGAGCTGCAGGAGCACGCCTCTTTCCACCAACTTCTCCGCCAGCCCCGGGTCGCGGAGGATCGCCAGGTTCCGCTCCGGGTGCGCCAAGATGGGAGTGAAGCCCTCCATAATCAGGCCGAAAAACTGCTCCTCAGCAAATGGCGGAATATTCTCCATGGGAAACTCCACCAGGAAGTACCGCCCGTTACCGGCCAGCGTGAGGAAGTGTCGATCAAGGCGCATCTCGGGGTAGGCGTAGATCTCGGCTCCTAAATGCAAACGCAACTTCAGCCCCTCTTGTTCCTTGATGCGACACAGCTCGGCAAAGAGCTGGCTGATCTCCGCTTCCCTGCCCACGTCGCCAGGCCCGAGGATATGCGGCGTGGCCACCAGATCGGTGATGCCATCCTCCTCTGCCAAGAAGAGCATCTGACGCGCCTCCTCCCAGGAGGTTGCCCCATCGTCAAACCCCGGGAGGATGTGCGTGTGCAGGTCGATCACGGACGTTTCCCTTTGCCGGCGAGGCGCATATCAGCTCAGTACGGCTCGGTGAAGAGCTCAAAGTGCGCCTGGGGATGCAGACAAGCCGGACACTTCTCTGGCGCTTCCTTGCCCTCGTGAATGTAGCCGCAGTTGTTGCACTTCCAACGCACTGGGGTGTCGCGGCGAAATACGCGACCGCGTTCCACATTCTCGGCCAGCTTCAGGTAGCGGCGCTCGTGCGCCACTTCCACCTCAGCGATCTTCCTGAAAGCCACGGCAATTTCCTGGAAGCCTTCTTCCTCGGCGACCCGAGCAAACTCCGGGTACATGGTGCTGTGCTCGTAGCGTTCGCCGGCTGCCGCCGCACGCAAGTTCTCCAGCGTGGTCCCGATCACGCCCGCAGGAAAGGCGGCGGCAATCTCCACCTCTCCTCCCTGCAGAAACTTGAAGAAGCGCTTGGCGTGTTCCTTCTCGTTTTCCGCCGTCTCGAGGAAGATATTGGCAATCTGCACAAAGCCTTCCTTACGTGCCTGGGAGGCAAAAAAGGTGTAACGATTGCGCGCTTGCGACTCGCCAGCAAAGGCGGTGAGCAGATTGCGCTCGGTCTTGGTTCCCTTCAGCTCTGGCATGTCTCCTCCTCTTTAGACTGAATCGGACGCATTCCACACACTATTCCCGCACATGGACTGCCTGCGCAAAGCGCCGCACCACGGTCGGGTTGTTGTCGCCCTCTAACACGTTGCCGGTGACCACGAACGAGGCACCCGCCGCCACTTTCGCCCGTGCCTCCTCCGGCGAGGTGATGCCCCCGCCGACCACTACCGGCAAGGTGGTGTAGGAACTCACGGCCTTGATCATCTCCACAGGCACCGAATGGACCGCCCCGGAACCGGCCTCGAGGTAGACGAGCTTCATGCCCAAATACTCGGCGGCAAGCGCTGTGGCCGCCGCAATGTCGGGCTTATGCCGGGGAATGGGGCGCGTGTTGCTCATGTACTCCGCCGAGGTGGTCTGGCCCGACTCGATGAGCATGTAGGCCGTAGGGATGGGCTCGATGCCACAGGCTTTGACCAAGGGCGCGGCCACTACTTGGTCGCCGATGAGGTGCTCGGCGTTACGCCCGCTGACCAGAGACATGAACAGGATGGCGTCTGCGTGCGGACTCACCTGTCGCACACCACCCGGGAAGATGATGACAGGGATGGTCAGGCGCCGCTTCAGTTCCTGGAGCAACTGCTCAAACGTGGGCCTGAGAAGCAGGCTACCACCCACCAGCAGGGCGTCCACACCTGCTTCCTGGCAGAGCTCGGCGCGCGCTGCTGCTTGTGCCACGTCCTCTTTGTCAGGGTCAAAGAGCACCAAATAGCCGGCCCCGCGGCGGTCGCGCGTCTGCACCAGGTAGTCGTAGACCTTCACGCTCCACTCGCGCTTGCTGTTGTTCAAGAGGCAAGGAGGCGGGAGACGATTTCCGGTAC
The genomic region above belongs to Calditrichota bacterium and contains:
- the hflX gene encoding GTPase HflX — encoded protein: MNRVVTHAPPRRERAIIVGLVTRSTYRWTAEEFLDELALLADTAGAEVVGRVLQERSEIDPAYFIGRGKVSELRALVKQEQANLILFDDDLSPAQVRNLERDCGARVVDRSGLILDIFARRARTREAKTQVELAQLEYLLPRLTRQWTHLSRQEGGIGLRGPGETQLEIDRRQIRRRINFLRQELEKIHRQRAIRRKHREELFQVALVGYTNVGKSTILNALTRADVLVEDRLFATLDPTVRIMDSDGRRTVVLIDTVGFIRKLPHHLVASFMSTLQESMAADLLVHVVDVSHPQFAVQMDTVREVLRSLNALDRPILTVFNKVDRLTNTGLLPGLLEAHRPSIAVSATRGIFMDRLREEILRFAEQRLIEFEMQVPAKDSRLVAKLYALADVLEADYQDGQVLVKARATRARLERIRRLAHGWGQATEEYSSKGEEES
- a CDS encoding BatA domain-containing protein, whose amino-acid sequence is MVSFLNPTVLIGLAAAAIPLLVHLLTRHRAKTIPFSTLVFLRQLEQRKLRRLRLRQVLLLVLRTLIIVALVLAFARPTLRLAGANLRPGPSSAVVVLDHSASMAREKAGRTLMELAGERALQVANGLAPGSEAWLVLPGSPPRLATAGPMNNSALLAEAIARQAPSCEATDLDGALRLARDLLRAAAHQGKEIYVASDFQATAFGEGKPDTLAVPIVALPVQADQAQNLAVESVRLVSRIVEQGRPVQVQVVVRNTGNAPQRNRLLQLFVEGKRAAQTTVSLEAGEATAVTMNFVPQSSGFLSGSVVVEDDGLPLDDERFFVVQVPESSPVLLIGQGIGVERLQLALNPARSERPFFQITVRPQAGLTANFLSSYKVIVLCNAPLLSAEDVLALRRFVEQGGGLMIVPGLQTDVRALNERLLSALGLPLFAEMVGMLGEDAPTFELEDIDYGHALFQGVFDQKERQVRSPRFHSALRTQGGSVDRQVIMRFGTGDPFLYEARLDKGRVLVFTSGFEPQWSNITVASLFAPLVTRAVRLLSQPETSEETEVLVGQPIVVRLAPEQVQTQLELATPEGTRLALAPEFRQNRYVVEFAQTWRPGIYSLFAGERELTRVAVNMDGKESRFQALSAAQLRERYPTAIWVDEGQDVARNVQEARLGRELRRPFVLLALGLMIAEMALYREKGEVIDEPPQEARI
- a CDS encoding D-sedoheptulose 7-phosphate isomerase — encoded protein: MAEQCAASAALIRQLADDYAELVAEIAEVMTDALRRGRKILVCGNGGSAADAQHFAAEMVGRFRRERQSLPVLALSTDTSILTAVGNDYGFDQVFVRQVAAFGAEGDVLVGISTSGNSANVAQAMQWAQTHGLITVGLLGSGGGTIAGTCRYAITVPSRDAARIQECHGVIIHTLCDLIEEGLSQGSKR
- a CDS encoding rubrerythrin family protein codes for the protein MPELKGTKTERNLLTAFAGESQARNRYTFFASQARKEGFVQIANIFLETAENEKEHAKRFFKFLQGGEVEIAAAFPAGVIGTTLENLRAAAAGERYEHSTMYPEFARVAEEEGFQEIAVAFRKIAEVEVAHERRYLKLAENVERGRVFRRDTPVRWKCNNCGYIHEGKEAPEKCPACLHPQAHFELFTEPY
- a CDS encoding geranylgeranylglyceryl/heptaprenylglyceryl phosphate synthase: MKVYDYLVQTRDRRGAGYLVLFDPDKEDVAQAAARAELCQEAGVDALLVGGSLLLRPTFEQLLQELKRRLTIPVIIFPGGVRQVSPHADAILFMSLVSGRNAEHLIGDQVVAAPLVKACGIEPIPTAYMLIESGQTTSAEYMSNTRPIPRHKPDIAAATALAAEYLGMKLVYLEAGSGAVHSVPVEMIKAVSSYTTLPVVVGGGITSPEEARAKVAAGASFVVTGNVLEGDNNPTVVRRFAQAVHVRE